In the genome of Streptomyces lydicus, the window TTGTGTCCGGGAGCGGGCACGAGCCGGTGGCTGGGTTTTGGTGCAGGTGCCGTGGAAGCACTGGGGGTGCGGCTCGTCTCCGTGGACCGCCCGGGGCTCGGTGCCTCCAGCCCTCAACACGGCCGGACCCTCTCCGATTTCGCCGACGACATCCGGCAACTCGCCGCGCTGCGAGGGCTGGGGTGCCCGGCTGTGGTGGGGAACTCGCAAGGTGCGCCGTTCGCTCTCGCCTGCGCTGTGGAGGGCGTCGCCTCGGCACTGGCGGTCGTCTCCGGCGCGGACGAGGTCGCCGCGCCGGAGTTCGCTGCCGCCCTCCCGGCTGATCTGCGGGACCTCGTCGAACAGGCTGCGGGCGACCCGGTCGGCGCCGAGGCATTCTTCGCTGGCTTCAGTGCGGAGGCGATGTGGCGCATGGTCATGGCCGGGAGCCCTGCGTGTGACCTTGCCGTGTACCAGGACGGCGATTTCGTGGTCGCCTACCGCAGGGCCCTGGACGAGGCTTTCGGGCAAGGAGCGGCCGGTTACGCCCGGGACACGGTCCTGGCCATGACGCGGTGGCCCTTCGCCCTCGACGAGATCACGGTCCCGGTCGACCTCTGGTACGGCGAACGGGACACCAGCCACTCGCCCGACAACGGATCCCTGCTCGCCACCCGTATACCCCGTGCTCATCACCGTGTCGTACCAGCAGCCGGCGGCGCACTGCTGTGGACACACGCCGAGCCGGTCCTCACCTCGCTCCTGGAGAGGGCCGCCGGCGACCGCTGGCAAGCCGCAGGTCGATGGCCGGCGGAACGCCGGTAGGACGCATTCGGCTGCCGGGCCGGCGACGGGGAACGCGTTGGCCCGGCCCTGGTGGGGCTGGGTTCACAGCCACCGCTTGGCTGCTTCGACGCTGTCGCCGACGCTGGTGTTGAAGGCGATCGCGGCCCCAGGCGCATGCTGCCGGACCAGGTTCACGACCTGCTCGAAGAATGTCAGCAAAGGCTCGGGCTTGCGTATCCCACCCCCGATGACGACGACGTCCCAGTCGCGCTCGGACAGCGCTGCGACCACCATGGACTCGGCCGATTCGTCCGGCGTGATCAGCGTCGCGGAAGCATCGATGGCATGCGTGCCGAAACGAGCCAGTTCCTCTTCCAGGACCGCGCGCATGGCGTCCCCGTCCATACCGGGCACCGTGTGCGGGTCGAAACCGAGAATGAGAGCGGAAGGCATGCCCTGCATGACGAACAGCCGACCGCGCTGGTTCCCCGCTGCACCAACGCGCCGGTTCCGCTGCCCAAAGCTGTCATCGGGATGGCCACACCACCTGAGACGCGGCAAGTGCGCTCGCCACCTCGTAGGGCAAGTCGAGTACGAACGCCGGCGGACGGGGCGGCATTCGGTGCGGTGCCGGTCGCGCCCCCTCGGTGATCGGCGCGCTGACCGGCTACCGATGCGAGGCCGCAGAGTGGAGGTGCAACGACAAGCTCAGGGGACGCGGGCCGCCGGTTCGGTCCGGGGTCGGTTCACACGGCGGTGCGGCCGCCGTCGACGGGGAGCACCACGCCGTGCACAAAGCTCGCGGTGTCGCCGGCCAGGTATGCGATCGCCTCGGCGATCTCCCTTGGGGTGGCCGGCCGTCCGGCGGGTGCCTGGGTGGCGAGGGTGTCGAGGTCCGTCCCCATGCCTGCCGTGCCTTCGGTCCGCGTCGGCCCGGGCTGCACGGCGTTGACCCGGACCCCGCGCGGGCCGTATTCCGCAGCCCAGGACTTGGTCAGCAGGTTCACGGCGGCCTTGCTCGAGCCGTACAGCGCCACTCCCGCGATGCCGAGCTCGGCCGCCATGGTGCTGACGTTGACGATCGCCCCGCTGCCCCGCTCCGCCATCGCCGGTGCGAGTTCGGCCACCAGGTAGAAGGGAGCCTTCACGTTCAGCGCGTAGACGGCGTCGAATTCGCTCTCCGGTGTCTGCTCGGTGGGCCCGAAGGGGTAGATGCCCGCGCTGTTGACCAGGATGTCCACCCGGCCACCGCCCCGTTCCACGGCTTCCCGGGCCAGCCGTCGGACGGCGGGGGTGTCCAGCAGGTCGGCGGTCATGAAGTCCGCGGTGCCGCCACGTTGCCGGATGGCCTCGACGACGCTCTGGCCGCGACCTCGGTCCCGGCCCGCCACCAGTACGTGCGCACCACGCTTGGCGAGTGTTTCCGCAGTGGCCGCCCCGATACCGCTGGTCGCCCCGGTCACCAGCGCGACTCTCCCTGGCATGGATACGGCGGTCACTGGCGCACCCTTCCGTTCTGGTAGCCGATCACCAGGGTGTCGGTGGGAAACCGTGGTTCGCGCCTTCCCTGTGCCTTCCCTGGGCTTTCCGCGTGCCTTCCCTGCGCTGTCCGTGCGCCTTCCCTGCGCTTTCCGTGTGCCTCCCCTGCGCACTTCCGCCCGTGGAGTCGGGACATCGGCGAAGAGGGGCCCGGCCTGAGGTCAGCGCCTCCCTCATCTCCAGATCAGCACCGACCCTTTGAGGCCGCAACCGCTCCGCCCGCGGGCCCCGGTGCACGCCGTTGCCCGAACGACACCCTCTGGCTAGAGGTCGAGGACGACTTCCGTGGCCGGTGTGCTGCAGCAGACGAGGACGGTGCCGGCTTCGGGGAGTTCGAGGGGTGGGGTGGTGTACGTGATGTCGCCTGTCACGAGGTGGGTGATGCAGGTGTGACAGACGCCGGTGCGACACGACCAGCGGGTGGGGATGTCGCAGGCCTCGGCGAGATCGAGGAGCGATGCGTGAGCGGGCGACCAGGGGGTGGTGATGCCGCTGCGGGCGAAAGTGATCAGGGGGCCGGAGCCCGGTGGGCCGGGGGGCAGGTGCGGCCGGA includes:
- a CDS encoding alpha/beta fold hydrolase produces the protein MAVYVDEPARVGESRLSDGRLLGWAEWGLPDGAPVVLCPGAGTSRWLGFGAGAVEALGVRLVSVDRPGLGASSPQHGRTLSDFADDIRQLAALRGLGCPAVVGNSQGAPFALACAVEGVASALAVVSGADEVAAPEFAAALPADLRDLVEQAAGDPVGAEAFFAGFSAEAMWRMVMAGSPACDLAVYQDGDFVVAYRRALDEAFGQGAAGYARDTVLAMTRWPFALDEITVPVDLWYGERDTSHSPDNGSLLATRIPRAHHRVVPAAGGALLWTHAEPVLTSLLERAAGDRWQAAGRWPAERR
- a CDS encoding SDR family NAD(P)-dependent oxidoreductase, with amino-acid sequence MPGRVALVTGATSGIGAATAETLAKRGAHVLVAGRDRGRGQSVVEAIRQRGGTADFMTADLLDTPAVRRLAREAVERGGGRVDILVNSAGIYPFGPTEQTPESEFDAVYALNVKAPFYLVAELAPAMAERGSGAIVNVSTMAAELGIAGVALYGSSKAAVNLLTKSWAAEYGPRGVRVNAVQPGPTRTEGTAGMGTDLDTLATQAPAGRPATPREIAEAIAYLAGDTASFVHGVVLPVDGGRTAV